From Tripterygium wilfordii isolate XIE 37 chromosome 13, ASM1340144v1, whole genome shotgun sequence, the proteins below share one genomic window:
- the LOC120011784 gene encoding GPI mannosyltransferase 3 isoform X1: MRQRPNASEAARAKLDVSHEEEEKGNKSMESRFFSSEKNVFGLCLVFRIVNSLLVQTYFNPDEHWQALEVAHRLVFGYGHLTWEWKKGIRSYLHPMIFALLYKFLVLLGLDTPWFMMRAPRMLQSVFSAVCDFYLYKLSYVIFGGHVAKWTLLSQLGNWFMFFCLNRTLSNSLETVLTVVALYYWPCFTGSSHKVSSNSRKWALALAAFACAIRPTSAIIWIYVGLLELFVAHDRLRFVILEVVPIGALVLGAVCLLDRLMYGSWILVPLNFLKFNFLSAGGDYYGTHKWHWYFTQGFPAMVFTFLPFFIAGVVKSKQWKLFGLVAWVLITYSLLGHKEFRFVLPVLPLVLMFSGYSLAVMERSSAPDGKRRRFLKIPAKWPPKMQFAIFFLLATNIPMALYMSLVHQRGTEDVMNYLSKEARNERVKSVLFLMPCHATPYYSSLHCNLPMRFLDCSPSEERGIQDESDQFMNNPIGFASEYARNWSLPSHVVLFDSEERLLRGFLTSHSFKEIRRFFHAHIKVDRDLQGSVVVYSSTG, encoded by the exons ATGAGGCAGAGACCAAATGCATCTGAAGCTGCTCGTGCAAAGCTTGATGTCtctcatgaagaagaagagaaagggaaTAAATCCATGGAATCCCGGTTTTTCTCTTCGGAGAAGAATGTTTTCGGGCTTTGTTTGGTATTTCGAATTGTCAATTCTTTGCTTGTTCAAACCTACTTCAACCCAGATGAGCACTGGCAGGCCCTCGAAGTTGCGCATCGATTGGTGTTTGG GTACGGTCATTTGACGTGGGAGTGGAAGAAAGGGATTCGTAGCTATTTGCATCCGATGATTTTTGCTTTGCTTTATAAATTTCTTGTATTATTGGGTCTTGATACTCCATGGTTTATG ATGAGGGCTCCTCGGATGCTCCAGTCCGTATTCTCTGCAGTTTGTGACTTCTACTTGTACAAACTTTCTTATGTCATCTTTGGCGGCCATGTAGCAAAATGGACA CTGTTATCGCAATTGGGGAACTGGTTCATGTTTTTCTGTCTTAATCGCACGCTATCAAATAGTTTGGAGACTGTCCTTACAGTGGTGGCCCTGTACTACTGGCCCTGTTTTACGGGTTCTTCTCATAAAGTTTCTTCAAATTCAAGGAAGTGGGCTTTGGCTTTAGCAGCATTTGCTTGTGCCATTCGACCAACAAGTGCTATTATATGGATCTATGTTGGCCTTCTCGAACTATTTGTGGCACATGATAGGCTGAGATTTGTCATCTTAGAGGTGGTCCCCATTGG GGCTTTGGTGCTTGGAGCGGTGTGCTTATTAGATCGTTTGATGTACGGCTCATGGATCTTAGTGCCTCTTAATTTTTTGAAGTTCAATTTTCTTTCCGCTGGAGGAGATTATTATGGAACTCATAAGTGGCACTGGTACTTCACTCAAGGATTTCCAGCTATGGTCTTCACATTCTTGCCATTTTTCATTGCCGGCGTCGTCAAATCTAAACAATGGAAGCTGTTTGGCCTTGTTGCATGGGTTTTAATAACATATAGTCTGCTGGGTCATAAAGAATTCAG GTTCGTCCTGCCTGTCCTGCCTCTAGTTTTGATGTTTTCTGGGTATTCGTTAGCTGTGATGGAAAGATCCAGTGCTCCAGATGGTAAGAGGAGAAGATTTTTGAAGATTCCAGCAAAATGGCCTCCAAAAATGCAATTTGCCATTTTCTTCTTACTGGCCACCAATATTCCAATGGCATTATACATGAGTTTGGTTCATCAG AGAGGAACTGAAGACGTGATGAACTACCTATCCAAAGAAGCTCGTAATGAGAGAGTGAAGAGTGTACTTTTCTTGATGCCCTGCCATGCCACACCTTACTATTCCTCTCTGCATTGCAACTTACCAATGCGTTTTCTGGACTGCTCACCGAG TGAAGAAAGAGGAATCCAGGATGAGTCGGACCAGTTCATGAACAACCCTATTGGTTTTGCATCTGAATATGCTAGAAATTGGTCTCTACCTAGCCATGTTGTATTATTTGACTCAGAAGAAAGGCTGCTTAGAGGTTTTCTAACATCACATTCTTTCAAGGAG ATAAGAAGATTTTTCCATGCTCACATTAAGGTGGACCGTGACCTTCAAGGATCAGTTGTTGTTTATTCTTCAACTGGCTAG
- the LOC120013715 gene encoding uncharacterized protein LOC120013715: MAGMEVSRYAHSPVHKAIAMRDYAGLRRILASLPRLCDPAEIQTEAASLAEEEKADAIAAVIDRRDVPNRDTPLHLAVKLGDETSTEVLMVAGADWSLQNEHGWSALQEAICNREEGIAMIIVRHYQPLAWAKWCRRLPRLVATMRRMRDFYMEITFNFESSVIPFISRIAPSDTYKIWKRGANLRADMTLAGFDGFRIQRSDQSVLFLGDGSEDGKVPPGSFCMISHKDKEIMNALDGAGSQASEEEVRQEVAAMSQTNIFRPGIDVTQAVLLPQLTWRRQEKTEMVGPWRAKTYDMHNVIVSIKSRRVPGAMTDDEFFSSCNENETTESEDLDDILTEEERRQLEVALKLDSSDENVDGIIPHRHSYYEHREIPVEDANGVRNEEIRNEKKGWFGGWRKRDPKVEEQKKGAPPRSSVCLDEGVDLLRESPSSSQTQPGRHSVEIVARDEHRKGRDTKASVPSSSTSGSRRKEGSRENEYKKGLRPILWLSPHFPLQTEELLPLLDILANKVKAIRRLRELLTTKLPMGTFPVKVAIPVVPTIRVLVTFTKFEELQPVDEFSTPPSSPTAVGRESPAVTQQPSSSSSWFQWIKAPYHRPSSSGNGSSSKIDNIQDPFAIPADYTWVTAEAKKKKMQEKNKSKKAKSQNQ, translated from the exons ATGGCGGGTATGgaggtttcaaggtatgcccaTAGCCCTGTGCATAAGGCGATTGCAATGAGAGATTATGCTGGTCTCAGGAGGATACTGGCCAGTCTACCCCGGCTTTGTGACCCTGCTGAAATTCAGACTGAAGCGGCTTCACTGGCAGAGGAGGAGAAGGCTGATGCAATCGCCGCTGTCATTGATAGGCGTGATGTCCCAAATCGTGACACGCCTCTCCATTTGGCTGTCAAACTTGGCGATGAGACTTCCACTGAAGTGCTTATGGTTGCAGGTGCGGATTGGAGCTTGCAAAATGAGCATGGATGGAGCGCACTCCAAGAAGCAATTTGCAATAGAGAAGAAGGAATTGCCATGATCATAGTTAGACATTACCAACCTTTGGCATGGGCAAAATGGTGTAGAAGGTTGCCTCGCTTGGTGGCGACCATGCGGAGGATGAGAGACTTCTACATGGAAATCACATTCAATTTTGAGAGTTCTGTAATACCTTTCATTTCCAGGATTGCCCCCTCAGATACTTACAAAATATGGAAGAGGGGTGCAAATTTAAGGGCAGATATGACTCTGGCGGGTTTTGATGGGTTTAGAATTCAGCGTTCAGATCAAAGTGTCCTTTTCCTTGGTGATGGGTCTGAGGATGGCAAGGTCCCTCCTGGATCATTCTGCATGATCTCGCACAAGGACAAGGAGATCATGAATGCTTTGGATGGTGCTGGTTCTCAAGCTTCTGAAGAAGAGGTTCGACAAGAAGTGGCTGCAATGTCTCAGACTAATATATTCAGACCTGGTATTGATGTGACTCAAGCAGTTCTTTTGCCACAGTTGACTTGGAGGCGACAAGAGAAAACGGAAATGGTAGGGCCATGGAGAGCTAAGACATATGATATGCACAATGTGATTGTTAGCATCAAATCCAGGAGGGTCCCAGGAGCAATGACAGATGATGAGTTCTTTTCATCTTGCAACGAAAATGAAACAACAGAGAGTGAGGATCTTGATGACATTTTGACAGAAGAGGAGAGACGGCAACTTGAAGTTGCACTGAAATTAGATTCATCGGACGAAAATGTTGATGGGATTATTCCGCATCGCCACAGTTACTATGAGCACAGGGAGATTCCTGTTGAAGATGCAAATGGAGTTAGAAATGAAGAGATTAGGAATGAAAAGAAAGGATGGTTTGGAGGATGGAGGAAACGGGATCCGAAAGTTGAAGAACAGAAAAAAGGTGCCCCTCCAAGAAGTTCTGTATGCTTAGATGAGGGGGTTGATCTTCTACGGGAATCTCCATCTAGTAGTCAGACCCAACCGGGACGACATTCTGTGGAGATTGTGGCGAGGGATGAGCACCGGAAAGGGAGGGATACCAAAGCATCCGTGCCCTCAAGTTCTACTAGTGGAAGTCGGCGGAAAGAAGGAAGCCGTGAGAATGAGTATAAGAAAGGATTGCGGCCTATTCTATGGCTTTCCCCACACTTTCCCTTGCAAACTGAAGAACTTCTCCCTTTGCTTGATATACTTGCAAATAAGGTCAAGGCAATTCGTCGCTTAAGAGAGCTCCTCACAACAAAACTTCCTATGGGAACTTTCCCAGTCAAG GTTGCTATCCCAGTGGTTCCCACCATCAGAGTACTGGTTACATTTACAAAGTTTGAAGAATTGCAGCCCGTGGATGAATTTAGTACGCCTCCTTCAAGCCCTACCGCTGTGGGTCGAGAGAGCCCTGCAGTGACACAACAACCCTCCTCTAGTTCGTCATGGTTTCAGTGGATAAAGGCCCCATACCACCGGCCTAGCTCATCCGGTAATGGTTCCAGCAGTAAGATAGATAATATTCAAGACCCATTTGCAATTCCTGCGGATTATACTTGGGTTACAGCtgaagcaaagaaaaagaagatgcaGGAGAAGAACAAGTCGAAGAAAGCGAAAAGTCAGAACCAATGA
- the LOC120013007 gene encoding 3-ketoacyl-CoA thiolase 2, peroxisomal has translation MEKAIKRQQVLLDHLRPSSSSSHSYESAVSASACLAGDSAAYQRTCAYGDDVVIVAAYRTALCKSKRGGFKDTFPDDLLAPVLRALIEKTNVNPSEVGDIVVGTVLAPGSQRASECRMAAFYAGFPETVPIRTVNRQCSSGLQAVADVAAAIKAGFYDIGIGAGLESMTVNPMAWDGSINPKVKTFEQAQNCLLPMGVTSENVAHRFSVTRQEQDQAAVDSHRKAAAATAAGKFKDEIVPVATKLVDPKTGEEKPVTISVDDGIRPNASLSELSKLKPVFKKDGTTTAGNSSQVSDGAGAVLLMRRSVAMQKGLPILGVFRTFSAVGVDPAIMGVGPAVAIPAAVKAAGLELDDIDLFEINEAFASQFTYCRKKLELDPEKINVNGGAMAIGHPLGATGARCVATLLHEMKRRGKDCRFGVISMCIGTGMGAAAVFERGDAADDLCNARKVESNSLLSKDAR, from the exons ATGGAGAAAGCAATCAAGAGACAGCAAGTTCTTCTCGATCACCTccgtccttcttcttcttcttcacacaGCTATGAATCGGCTGTCTCT GCATCAGCTTGTTTAGCTGGAGATAGTGCTGCTTACCAAAGGACTTGTGCTTATGGGGACGATGTAGTGATAGTGGC AGCTTATCGGACTGCACTTTGCAAATCAAAACGTGGAGGTTTCAAGGATACTTTCCCTGATGACTTGCTCGCACCTGTTTTGAGG GCATTGATAGAGAAAACAAATGTAAATCCTAGCGAAGTTGGGGACATTGTCGTGGGTACCGTGTTGGCTCCTGGATCTCAAAGAGCAAGTGAATGCAGAATGGCTGCTTTTTATGCTGGTTTCCCTG AGACTGTGCCCATTAGAACTGTGAACAGACAATGTTCATCCGGGCTTCAGGCAGTTGCTGATGTTGCCGCAGCTATTAAAGCTGGATTTTACGACATCG GTATTGGAGCTGGATTGGAGTCTATGACGGTTAATCCAATGGCTTGGGACGGATCAATCAATCCAAAA GTAAAGACATTTGAACAAGCACAAAATTGTCTTCTGCCGATGGGTGTTACCTCAGAAAATGTTGCACATCGTTTTAGTGTGACAAGACAGGAGCAAGATCAGGCTGCG GTGGACTCTCATAGGAAGGCGGCTGCTGCTACTGCTGCTGGTAAATTTAAAGATGAAATAGTCCCTGTGGCCACAAAG CTTGTGGACCCCAAAACTGGTGAGGAGAAACCAGTGACAATCTCTGTTGATGATGGCATTCGGCCCAACGCCTCTTTGTCGGAACTGTCCAAACTTAAACCTGTATTCAAGAAAGACGGGACCACAACTGCTG GGAATTCTAGTCAAGTGAGCGATGGTGCAGGTGCTGTCCTCCTCATGAGGAGAAGTGTTGCAATGCAGAAAGGGCTACCCATCCTTGGTGTATTCAG GACTTTTTCTGCTGTTGGCGTGGATCCTGCCATCATGGGTGTTGGCCCAGCTGTTGCAATTCCTGCTGCTGTTAAGGCTGCTGGTCTTGAACTTGATGATATCGACCTTTTTGAGATAAATGAG GCATTTGCTTCCCAATTTACATATTGCCGCAAGAAGCTGGAACTGGACCCTGAAAAGATCAATGTTAATGGAGGTGCAATGGCCATTGGGCATCCCTTGGGTGCAACAG GTGCTCGATGTGTGGCTACGCTACTGCATGAGATGAAGCGGCGTGGTAAAGACTGTCGCTTTGGCGTGATATCAATGTGCATAG GCACTGGGATGGGGGCTGCTGCTGTGTTTGAAAGAGGGGATGCCGCTGACGATCTGTGCAATGCAAGGAAGGTGGAAAGCAACAGTCTTTTGTCAAAGGATGCTCGATAG
- the LOC120013024 gene encoding chalcone synthase 1, whose product MVTVDEVRKAQRAEGPATIMAIGTATPPNCVDQSAYPDYYFRITNSEHKTELKEKFRRMCDKSMIKKRYMYLTEEILKENPSMCEYMAPSLDARQDMVVVEVPKLGKEAATKAIKQWGQPKSKITHLVFCTTSGVDMPGCDYQLTKLLGLRPSVKRLMMYQQGCFAGGTVLRLAKDLAENNKGARVLVVCSEITAVTFRGPNDTHLDSLVGQALFGDGAAAIIVGSDPIPDVERPLFELVWTAQTILPDSHGAIDGHLREVGLTFHLLKDVPGLISKNIGKSMEEAFKPLNISDWNSLFWIAHPGGPAILDQVEEKLGLKPEKLRATRQVLSDYGNMSSACVLFILDEMRRKSAEDGLKTTGEGLEWGVLFGFGPGLTVETVVLHSVAT is encoded by the exons ATGGTGACCGTCGATGAAGTCCGGAAGGCGCAGCGGGCCGAGGGCCCTGCCACGATCATGGCCATCGGAACAGCTACTCCGCCGAATTGTGTTGATCAGAGCGCATATCCGGACTACTATTTCCGTATCACAAACAGCGAGCACAAGACCGAGCTCAAGGAGAAGTTTAGGCGCATGT gtGATAAATCAATGATCAAGAAGCGTTACATGTACTTGACTGAGGAGATCCTGAAAGAAAACCCTAGCATGTGTGAGTACATGGCCCCATCGCTCGATGCAAGGCAGGACATGGTGGTCGTCGAGGTCCCAAAGTTAGGCAAAGAAGCAGCCACGAAGGCTATCAAGCAATGGGGCCAGCCCAAGTCCAAGATAACCCACTTGGTCTTTTGCACCACTAGTGGTGTGGACATGCCGGGCTGTGACTACCAGCTCACCAAACTATTGGGCCTGCGTCCCTCCGTCAAGCGCCTCATGATGTACCAACAAGGCTGTTTCGCCGGTGGCACCGTACTCCGCCTGGCCAAGGACCTTGCCGAGAACAACAAAGGAGCGCGTGTGCTTGTCGTGTGCTCGGAAATTACTGCAGTGACCTTCCGTGGGCCTAATGACACTCACCTTGATAGTCTCGTGGGCCAGGCCTTGTTTGGTGATGGTGCTGCTGCTATCATTGTGGGTTCGGACCCTATCCCGGACGTTGAGAGGCCCTTGTTTGAATTAGTCTGGACTGCCCAAACAATCCTGCCCGATAGTCATGGGGCCATCGACGGACATCTCCGTGAAGTTGGGCTTACATTCCATCTCCTCAAGGATGTTCCTGGGCTTATTTCGAAGAACATTGGAAAGAGCATGGAAGAGGCATTTAAGCCTTTGAACATCTCGGACTGGAACTCGCTATTCTGGATCGCGCACCCTGGTGGGCCAGCTATTCTAGACCAAGTTGAGGAGAAGTTGGGCCTGAAGCCCGAAAAGTTACGGGCCACACGACAGGTGCTTTCTGACTATGGCAACATGTCCAGTGCATGTGTGCTGTTTATTTTGGATGAGATGAGGAGGAAGTCTGCTGAAGATGGGCTTAAGACCACTGGAGAAGGGCTTGAGTGGGGCGTCCTATTTGGGTTTGGGCCTGGGCTTACTGTTGAGACTGTGGTGCTTCACAGTGTGGCTACTTGA
- the LOC120011784 gene encoding GPI mannosyltransferase 3 isoform X2: MRAPRMLQSVFSAVCDFYLYKLSYVIFGGHVAKWTLLSQLGNWFMFFCLNRTLSNSLETVLTVVALYYWPCFTGSSHKVSSNSRKWALALAAFACAIRPTSAIIWIYVGLLELFVAHDRLRFVILEVVPIGALVLGAVCLLDRLMYGSWILVPLNFLKFNFLSAGGDYYGTHKWHWYFTQGFPAMVFTFLPFFIAGVVKSKQWKLFGLVAWVLITYSLLGHKEFRFVLPVLPLVLMFSGYSLAVMERSSAPDGKRRRFLKIPAKWPPKMQFAIFFLLATNIPMALYMSLVHQRGTEDVMNYLSKEARNERVKSVLFLMPCHATPYYSSLHCNLPMRFLDCSPSEERGIQDESDQFMNNPIGFASEYARNWSLPSHVVLFDSEERLLRGFLTSHSFKEIRRFFHAHIKVDRDLQGSVVVYSSTG, translated from the exons ATGAGGGCTCCTCGGATGCTCCAGTCCGTATTCTCTGCAGTTTGTGACTTCTACTTGTACAAACTTTCTTATGTCATCTTTGGCGGCCATGTAGCAAAATGGACA CTGTTATCGCAATTGGGGAACTGGTTCATGTTTTTCTGTCTTAATCGCACGCTATCAAATAGTTTGGAGACTGTCCTTACAGTGGTGGCCCTGTACTACTGGCCCTGTTTTACGGGTTCTTCTCATAAAGTTTCTTCAAATTCAAGGAAGTGGGCTTTGGCTTTAGCAGCATTTGCTTGTGCCATTCGACCAACAAGTGCTATTATATGGATCTATGTTGGCCTTCTCGAACTATTTGTGGCACATGATAGGCTGAGATTTGTCATCTTAGAGGTGGTCCCCATTGG GGCTTTGGTGCTTGGAGCGGTGTGCTTATTAGATCGTTTGATGTACGGCTCATGGATCTTAGTGCCTCTTAATTTTTTGAAGTTCAATTTTCTTTCCGCTGGAGGAGATTATTATGGAACTCATAAGTGGCACTGGTACTTCACTCAAGGATTTCCAGCTATGGTCTTCACATTCTTGCCATTTTTCATTGCCGGCGTCGTCAAATCTAAACAATGGAAGCTGTTTGGCCTTGTTGCATGGGTTTTAATAACATATAGTCTGCTGGGTCATAAAGAATTCAG GTTCGTCCTGCCTGTCCTGCCTCTAGTTTTGATGTTTTCTGGGTATTCGTTAGCTGTGATGGAAAGATCCAGTGCTCCAGATGGTAAGAGGAGAAGATTTTTGAAGATTCCAGCAAAATGGCCTCCAAAAATGCAATTTGCCATTTTCTTCTTACTGGCCACCAATATTCCAATGGCATTATACATGAGTTTGGTTCATCAG AGAGGAACTGAAGACGTGATGAACTACCTATCCAAAGAAGCTCGTAATGAGAGAGTGAAGAGTGTACTTTTCTTGATGCCCTGCCATGCCACACCTTACTATTCCTCTCTGCATTGCAACTTACCAATGCGTTTTCTGGACTGCTCACCGAG TGAAGAAAGAGGAATCCAGGATGAGTCGGACCAGTTCATGAACAACCCTATTGGTTTTGCATCTGAATATGCTAGAAATTGGTCTCTACCTAGCCATGTTGTATTATTTGACTCAGAAGAAAGGCTGCTTAGAGGTTTTCTAACATCACATTCTTTCAAGGAG ATAAGAAGATTTTTCCATGCTCACATTAAGGTGGACCGTGACCTTCAAGGATCAGTTGTTGTTTATTCTTCAACTGGCTAG